GCGGCGATCAGCAGCACCAGCTGCGAGGCCAAGAGCAGCGTGAAGATGCGGTCGGCGAACAGACGCGCCGCCGCCTCGCCCTTCTCGCCATGGACATGCGCATAGGCCGGCACCCAGGCCGCGTTGAATGCCCCCTCGGCGAAGATTGCGCGGAAATGGTTGGGCAGCCGCAGCGCCACGAAAAAGGCATCGGCAACGGGGCCGGCACCGAGGATCGCCGCGAGCATGATGTCGCGGGCAAATCCCGTCAGCCGCGAGAGCAGCGTGTATCCGCCAACCGTGAAGATGCGTCCGAGCATGCGTCTGTTTTAGAGCATGGCGCGATTAGGTCTAGGTGGAAGCCGCGACGGAGGTCCGCCCCCTCCCCCGCTTGCGGGGGAGGGTTGGGGAGAGGGTGTCTCCACAACGAAGACTCCCCCAGAGCAGAGAGCCCTCACCCGCGCCGTCGGCGCGACCTCTCCCGCAAGCGGGAGAAGTAAGGAAGAAGCAGCGGAGAATCACCCCGCCAGCGCGCCGCGCACGGCGGCGATCACCCGCTCCTGGTCGGCTTCCGTCAGATAAGCATGCATCGGCAGGCTGATGACGTCCTGCGACAGGCTCTCGCAAGCAGGCAGGCCGCCCTCTGCGACGGGATAGTGCTTGTAGGCGGTCTGCTGATGCATCGACTTGCCGTAATAGATCGCGGTCGGCACGCCCTGGGCCTTCAGCGCGGCGGCGAAGCCGTCGCGGTCGGTGCCTTCAGGCAGACGGATCGTGTACTGCGCCCAGACCGACGTGTTGCCGGGGCTGAGGCGCGGCACGGTGACGACATTGGACAAGCCGCGCGCATAGCGCTCCGCGACCTTGTTGCGGGCGGCGACCTCGTCGTCGAAGATCTTCAGCTTCTCGATCAGGACCGCGGCCTGCATGGTGTCGAGCCGGCCGGTCAGGCCGAGGCGGACGTTGTCGTATTTGTCGACGCCCTGCCCGTGCACACGGATGCTGCGCAGCGTCGCTGCGAGCTCGTCGTCATCGGTGAAGATAGCGCCGCCGTCGCCGAAGCAGCCGAGCGGCTTGGCCGGGAAGAAGCTGGTCGCGGTGGCGTGCCCGAAGGTGCCGAGCTTGCGGCCCTTGTAGCTGGCGCCAAAGCCTTGGGCTGCGTCGTCGAGCACGAACAGGCCTTCGGCCCTGGCGATCTCGGCGAT
This genomic stretch from Bradyrhizobium daqingense harbors:
- a CDS encoding DegT/DnrJ/EryC1/StrS family aminotransferase, whose amino-acid sequence is MSTTQEGAKNQTMNQHLRSEPIPFIDVGAQRRRLGASLDAAVKRVLDHCQFVNGPEVFELEKQLAAYSGAKHVIGCASGTDAILMVMMAKNIGPGDAVFCPSFTFIATASPVARTGATPVYVDVDEATFNMSPESLKSGIATARKAGLKPAAVIPVDLFGQPADHDAIAEIARAEGLFVLDDAAQGFGASYKGRKLGTFGHATATSFFPAKPLGCFGDGGAIFTDDDELAATLRSIRVHGQGVDKYDNVRLGLTGRLDTMQAAVLIEKLKIFDDEVAARNKVAERYARGLSNVVTVPRLSPGNTSVWAQYTIRLPEGTDRDGFAAALKAQGVPTAIYYGKSMHQQTAYKHYPVAEGGLPACESLSQDVISLPMHAYLTEADQERVIAAVRGALAG